In the genome of Osmerus mordax isolate fOsmMor3 chromosome 15, fOsmMor3.pri, whole genome shotgun sequence, one region contains:
- the LOC136957669 gene encoding cerebellin-2-like — translation MVPMRCLGHCAMLALTLLLGCGVVLCIGQNDTEPIVLEGKCLVVCDSNPSSDGGVTSSLGISVRSAGAKVAFSAVRGTNHEPSEMSNTSMTIYFDQVLVNIGNHFDLKASVFLAPRRGIYSFSFHVVKVYNRQTIQVNLMQNDYPVISAFAGDQDVTREAASNGVLLMVEREDRVYLKLERGTLMGGWKYSTFSGFLVFPL, via the exons ATGGTGCCAATGCGCTGCCTGGGACACTGTGCCATGCTGGCACTGACGCTCCTCTTGGGATGCGGCGTGGTGCTATGCATCGGCCAAAACGACACGGAGCCAATCGTACTGGAAGGCAAGTGTCTGGTGGTCTGTGACTCCAACCCCTCCTCGGACGGAGGAGTCACCTCCTCGCTCGGGATATCTGTCCGCTCCGCTGGCGCCAAGGTGGCTTTCTCGGCGGTGCGCGGGACTAATCACGAGCCGTCGGAGATGAGCAACACGTCCATGACTATCTATTTTGACCAG GTATTAGTGAACATCGGCAACCATTTCGATCTTAAAGCGAGTGTGTTCCTGGCGCCACGCAGGGGAATCTACAGCTTCAGCTTTCATGTGGTGAAGGTTTACAACAGACAAACCATACAG GTCAACCTGATGCAGAACGACTACCCGGTTATATCAGCTTTTGCCGGTGACCAGGACGTTACGCGGGAGGCGGCTAGCAATGGGGTTTTGCTGATGGTGGAGCGCGAGGACCGTGTTTATCTGAAGCTGGAACGGGGCACACTCATGGGCGGTTGGAAATACTCCACTTTCTCAGGCTTTTTAGTCTTCCCACTATAA
- the mos gene encoding proto-oncogene serine/threonine-protein kinase mos — protein MPSPIPMTRLLSRELYQCLNFGACSSPLAKNASISTLRVPAQRLHGKIATRLWSSTILWKELHSMQSIGSGGFGSVYRGVYFGETVAVKKVKKCTKNKLASRQSFWAELNAGHLRHKNIVRIIAATTCVPVNLENEDNIGTILMEYVGNRNLHQVIYDCAEELGVVRWTKYSIDIAHGLDFLHKNDILHLDLKPANVLVSIEDVCKIVDFGSSLKLDQGSDMPENRPLLSHVGGTYTHRAPELLKGEDVSPKADIYSFGITLWQLITRGQPYVGERQHVLYAVVAYELRPSVKDNPFFDTQEGDSCRSLLCRCWGSEAKLRPSAQEIIVHLETVQSFSDIFILEVEVDLPARNEVTRVQT, from the coding sequence ATGCCTTCTCCAATTCCCATGACACGCTTGTTGTCCAGGGAACTTTATCAGTGTCTTAATTTCGGGGCTTGCAGCAGTCCGTTGGCAAAAAACGCTTCTATTTCAACCTTGCGAGTACCAGCTCAAAGATTACATGGAAAGATTGCAACCAGGCTTTGGTCGTCCACGATCCTGTGGAAAGAACTACATTCTATGCAATCAATTGGATCGGGCGGCTTTGGGTCCGTGTACAGGGGGGTGTACTTCGGAGAAACTGTAGCGGTCAAAAAAGTAAAGAAGTGCACCAAGAACAAGCTTGCATCCAGACAAAGCTTTTGGGCAGAGTTGAACGCTGGTCATTTGCGACATAAAAACATTGTACGCATCATAGCAGCGACAACATGCGTGCCGGTCAATTTAGAAAATGAGGACAACATTGGAACCATTCTGATGGAATATGTTGGAAATCGAAATCTTCACCAGGTTATATACGATTGTGCAGAGGAGCTTGGAGTCGTTAGATGGACTAAGTACTCCATAGATATTGCTCACGGGCTTGATTTTCTTCATAAGAACGACATTTTGCATTTAGATCTAAAACCTGCCAATGTATTGGTTTCGATTGAGGATGTTTGTAAAATAGTTGATTTTGGCTCTTCACTGAAACTGGATCAAGGGAGTGATATGCCAGAAAATAGGCCCTTGCTGAGTCATGTTGGGGGTACGTACACTCACAGAGCACCTGAACTGTTGAAAGGAGAAGACGTATCTCCTAAAGCAGATATCTACTCCTTCGGCATAACTCTTTGGCAATTAATCACAAGAGGGCAGCCATATGTGGGtgagcgacaacatgttctgTACGCAGTAGTAGCGTATGAGTTACGACCTTCCGTCAAAGACAACCCATTCTTCGACACCCAGGAGGGTGATAGCTGCCGGTCCCTTTTGTGCAGATGCTGGGGCAGCGAGGCCAAGTTGAGACCAAGTGCACAAGAGATCATCGTTCATCTGGAAACGGTTCAATCATTTTCTGACATTTTTATATTGGAGGTGGAGGTTGACCTACCCGCCCGTAATGAAGTTACCCGAGTGCAAACATAA